The stretch of DNA AAgtccaccctcctcttattATAGGCACTAGGGCCTCCTCTTATTATaggcactagggaattggaCCGGTTCAACTTCCTAGTGCCCCTAATAAGAAGGGCATCCCACCCTTGCCTAAACACTCTACCCGAGTGAAgtccaccctcctcttattataggcactagggaattggaCCGGACAAAAAattgcaggagataattttACCTTCTTGAATAGGAGGTGGGAATGTGATAAATGACCTTAACAGGTCCATTCATAAGGTCAATTTtccaaagatggagaaagacTTCGGCCAAGGGAAATTAAATATTTGCAAATTGAATTATAAACTCAGATTTGAATTTATTTAATACTATTTATAAGTCCAATGTTCTGTTTTaagcaaataaaaaattgtttacTTTAAACTAAATGAATCTCAAGAGGCGACTTTTGTTTTTTTCGAGTCCAAGTCCAACTAAGAAGACCTATGtgtttgaaaaagaaaaagtaaatgtATTAAAATTCGAAATCGGATAGGGATTTGTCTTCATCGTTCATTCCAATTTGAATTGACCGAATTTACCCGGTTCAGCAGAACTCGATTTAAATCTATGTGCAAGGAATCAAGGTGAATCAGAATCTACACCAATTGATTCTGAGTCAAATCAACCGAttcaaatctaatttttaaaaccataatgACAGCCAAAGCCAACAAATACAAGAAGATTGACAGAGTCATGGAATGGTGTGACAGAAAAAGGAAAGTGCCCGGGGGACCAGGGTCAATGTGATATGATCAGGATTATCAATTTTCAGAACTAGGTAGTTGAGTATCTTTCTATAACtatctttattcttcttttggaatttttttcgAAATTTATTTAGTTAGGATGCACATGTATCAAAGGGCATATTTAATGCACCCGGTTTTCGCCATCATGGTGTAGGGAGGATCATAATATATGTAGTCTTACCCCGTTTTATGGATAGGCTGTTTTCAATTCGAACTTGCAACCAGTAGACAATGGAGCAACATTACCATTGACAAACAAATGGACGTCTTATAGGCCTATAAGATGTAGGGTAACTTAGTTGTCCAATACTacaatcattattttatttttccactttTTCTATTATTCTCTTGATATTCTTATTGGCTGAGTCTTACTTTCACCCGATTTGATGTTTTCAAAACCCGATCAATCAATTGGATTTTAGGCATGCCCTCAAGCCATTTTGTGAAAGTTTTGGTAGACAAGGAATCTTGCCCTCACATTGTCAATTTTATTTCTAAAttttggcaaaagttttcatgaaCGGTCGTGCATGTATACAATCAACATTAAATGTAGTCAGTTGGAGAATCTCCCGTGTACGAAtactttttctttaaactttattttaatttctgtcttttttcccttctcttatAAATAACAATGAAGTAGGTTTTGATCATGTGAATGAGAAAAATAATCTGCCATGAACATTGAATTGAGggctattttcagttttttgtACTACATTTTTAGCAAAATGGATTATGTATTTCATTCCTATAcagttttcttttgctttcaaGATAATATCTATAGAATATTGTAATTAGAAATGAATTCACTTAGATTCAcaaccataattttttttaggtaaagcTAATTGTAACTGAGGTGGTTACAACAAACTTTGCCCTTGCCCACAGAGCACTACAATGTTTTAAGATAGGGACAATTTTGTAATTGAACTTGAAGTTTGGGACCACTCTCAAAGGTGGATTTCCATTCTATATTTGAAAGAAGTTTAGTTATGTAATTCTCTTTCTGTTTCTTGTTGCTCCCACGGTgtttggtgggactttggttaCTATTTATGGGAAAAGTAACTTTACCTCAATATTTCCATCCCAACAAAACTCCACCAACATGTGGAtcccatcttcccaacaatctcACCCCACCTACCTCTCTAAACAAACTTGGCCTAGGAGTTTTTAAATCATTGGAAGAACAACATCTCAACCCTGATCCTCATTCATCGAGTTCAATCAAATCTTGATCAGATGATTCCTTCTTAGAGTATTAGACCAATCAACTCAGCCATCAGAGCCATTATTACACCACCATACCTTTTGTTAATCCCTTTCAGCTCCAATTGCAATAACTCATTTACGGTTTTCGTTCTGGTGAGATTATTCGATCAAACAATATTGAGTTAGGGATTTCGACTAGGTTAGGAGATTAAAAGGCCAACATAACTGTAAGTAcagtggtcctcgggacgagggttcctcagtctttttggcgacaaggattgtcttcgatgaataacggcatatcgttccgatatatcatcatggggattgcgATCATGTTTTATAAAGaaatgaagtcgccacctaggattagggcctaggacccaatgggtgtagccccatccggggttagcggaaaggactacgtgattccatatgatatggtcagagattcagggtaagtagtcaggttacgagggtgagaaggtgttaggcacccatctcgTCCGGATAAattggtctttctactagatgctggttttcgaatattctcccttactaatatatcctatactaacttgtaaggctaagttatgatgcactaatcatgataaagaaggaaaaatcattcactatgtacactaaaacgagttactttaattgtctatattatgccaaaaataataagaaggaaagagacagatacctgtcaagaaatacacgaaataaatgaaagcgcaccgagtgcgaaatatgtgatgtcccacggctcaggtggagacggacaatTGGCTTATCGCTCttttgtcggacagagtaaggattatatgagatgggtttcgctactcagacttcgggcagagtaacggctgtataagggattctcgttatctgtatgcagacagaataacggaTGTGAAGGGAATTTTTTGTTATCCGTACATTGACGGGATAACGAAGTTGCGGGATAAGAACCGCTCTTTACTCGAGTGGGTAATCAAAGGATCTACCCCATACCTTTGGAGTCTCGCTCCAACAGACgctcaagagggagagaatcgggggaaaaaagggtaaaaaaaacgAGCTGAGAGGGTCTCTTTGCCCGAAAAACTCTGAAAAataagggagggggaccctcctatttataggggaggggggACCCTCAACCCTGGCCAGATAACACCTCCAcagcgccgtgggggacttttacACGGCGCTGTGGGTGATGTcagtaggctgatgtcacaGCCCTTTGCGGCGCCGTGGAAAAAGTACACTGGTGCCGTAGTGGgctcccacggtgccgtggaagtGTCCATGgggccgtgggagcgcagtgtcACTTTTCCTTATTTTGGACCTTAAATGGGCTCATGggtttggtctttttgggttttcttcttcttttgactCTTTAGCGTTTAGTAAaagggtgggggagggtgagcagtacctccttcagcgttTAGTAAAATGgtctgataagtcattttaaggatgttagggtgatttgattcagatgcagggacaagagtccttcttgaaagagataccgatgtctgtccatGTCCTagtgtcatcatcgccgggaggtgacaaaattcagcttCTACAATGTTAACGAAACATGATGGATGGGTGGGTAATGGGTTGCTTCTCCACCTATCCTTTCATGTCATTCTTTATTCTTCTAACGTTCCATAACAGATGTAATCCTTCAATAGAGTAGTGGTAACACttgagaagggaggaagaaaggtGGACGAGTGGGGAGTGGGTTGGGCTCATCTTGAACCTTTAACTGACCCAACTCATTTACAACATGTTATGTTGGCCTTTTAATCTCCTAAGCTAACAGTTAAGACTATTTGAAAACAAGGAGCACCAAAAAACAGTGAGATAAACCCCTCAAATATGATCCAAAATCTCCAAACAAAACATGTTAAATCAAGCTCTTTATCTATTCATATTAGATTGATCTAATCTAATGATGATTTCTAGGattaggatcgtctccagggagacGTGCACCCAGGGTGCtgtcagggggcatccaacggctgagcTATGTCGAACACATCTCgacgcatgcctagggatgtgtgcattACAGCTCAACGACTGGCAACACCCTGGACatgctgagctccctggagatgagctaaattctgatttttctaaGCAGCAAATCTATACATGGTAGCGATTTTAAAACTTTAGAGGTGTATACACTAAAACCCCATTCCTTATAAAACTCTCAGTAACTCCCTACCATCAAAGGAGTTACTGGTAGGGATTTAGGAATTGTTATTGGTCTCGACCCGTATCAATCCGGATCAGACGGATTTACCActgtttttcttaaaaaattcacctttttttcttttacatttttacccttaccATGGTACGAGTTGATTTTAATAACCAAAAATTACGGTGTGTCGTTGATTAGGACTATTTAGGAGGGTATTGTCATATAAGATTACTTGGACTTCCACAAGATTCCGAATCCTTGAGAAGAAGTCTTTTGTGTGCATTGTGTTTTGGACTTTATGGGAAAATGTCCCCAGATTTTCTAAACATCATATTCAGTTACGTCGACAACGTCAttcaaaaaaccctaatcccagCCAAGTATTACGGGTCGTTATTTTTGAATTTCGGACCGTACTTGGTAAATGATCCTCTATCTCAACCGTCAGATAACATGTAAATTACCAGTATTTCAACGGCCACCATCAACGGCAAcattggaggatgaattgaggaTATTCCTCTCAATTTAGCCGAAATTCCAGTTACTGTGAAACCTGTGAAAGCGAAAAACCCCCTTGATAAGCGGGTCCAGGTTTACTGTTAATATGAAGAAAACAATTTTCCGTAGGAGGGTCCCACCGTGTAGACTGACTAACTGATTAACCGTCTTCTCAGGCAACCGCTTCCTCGAGCCAAAGTCTCAAGACGGCACACGTTCCCGTCACTTGACTCGGCTCGGCCAAGTTCGACTCGTTACTCATGGGTAATTTCCACTTTCTATGAAGAAAATATTTTGAGAGTGATAATATAGGATTGGGATCCACTCCAAAGATGGGCGCGCCCAACCGGTTGGGTTGATTGGGCATGTGTTGGGATGTGTGCTTGTATGTATCTTGATGTATGCACAATTAGTCAGTTGTCGATGTCTCATTGGGCGCTCACCCTTATTCGAGAGGATCTCGATCCGGTAATCTGTATGCAAGGCAGATGCAAAATTGATACATTGTGACCCCTTATCGTCTGATGAGTACAAATGGTTGATAATGCATGATGCAATTAGGAGATGGTTTTTTGTGCATAGTATCGGATTAGGTATCTGTCACTTTCAAAATCGACACAATACTGTATGACAGATCGACTGTATTGGACAAGTTTACATTTAacttttcttaaaaaatgaattcttttgattattttaccTATTATCTGCACAATTTCACAGATATGGTATCGATCAGGTATTAGTATTAGTCGAGCGATctgatactgatacctcaaaccatcaTTGGTACCTGAGTTCGATATAGTTGACAGAATCGTGAATTTGTAGTGAGCTGAGTCAACTGACTCGGAGAAATTTTCTTATAAAGTAACCCAAGTGTAGAGTATAATGTTCAGATCTTATGAGATTTTATGCAAATCCATAATTTTATATTACTTTATTTGATTGAGCTGCAAACTTCAATGACTTTTCTTCCTCTATAAATACCAGTcagttttctctctttccaacCAAAGGCAAGTGAGCTAATAATACTAAAGCTTTGGTACCTAGCTCTCGATCCATTAGTGGCCATGGCTTCTAAACTTCTTCAAGCTTCCTCTTTCTGCTTCATCTTTGCTCTCTTTACCatattctctctcctagatTACTGTTCTTGCTTTAATCCAAAACTACTCTTAAGTTATAATACATCTAAGACTGAGTCTGATTGGTCACCTGCTGGAGCAACTTGGTATGGAAGTCCAACTGGTGCTGGAAGTAATGGTAAGTGATCTCACAGTGTGCCTACTTACATATAATTAaggttctcttctttttcttccaatttctaTCATTTTATAAGACACTAATTAGAGCTAATTAATATAAACTTACTGTGCATGCAGGTGGTGCTTGTGGGTATGAAACCTCTGTAGAGCaatctcctttttcttccaTGGTATCAGCTGGAGGCCCTTCTCTATATAAATCAGGCACAGGTTGTGGGGCTTGCTACCAGGTGATCACATTATGTATGATAATAGTAGAATTAAGGGCTACTGAGTTGGGTTTCATGCATGTAACCTATTATTGAATTAAAGAActaatcctctttttttttggctctctctctctctctctctctctctctctatgtacACACTACCATGCATTTCAGGTTAAATGCACAGAGAATGCAGCATGTTCAGGGAATCCGGTGACCGTCGTGATTACCGACGAGTGCCCTGGTTGTGTGTCGGAGTCGGTTCACTTTGATATGAGTGGGACTTCATTTGGAGCCATGGCGAAGTCTGGCCAAGCTGATCAACTACGCAATGCTGGACAATTGCAGATTCAATATCAAAGGTAGgctaaaaatagttgtttttattgtcctaAAATacaaaatcgacttagaatacattcaagaatgcatatcacACACAACCTTAAGAAAGATAACTAGCTACATGATTACCACATTGGGTGCAATGGGTATTTCAAGTAAGCCCTTTTGTACAAAGATTCCGGATCCTCTACCCACGTGGGGTGCCAACCAACATGGGGAGGATCCGGATTTGGACTCGATTAGGTTATGGGATACTAATTAATTACTAGAGGAGTAAGTATATATGTTACATATGATTGTAGAGTGGAGTGCAACTATGGAGGAGAAAAACTTGCCTTCCATGTTGATTCTGGGTCCAACTCCGAGTACTTTGCGACGGTGATAGAATTCGAGGACGGCGATGGTGATCTTAGTGGTGTAGATCTCAGGCAAGCTCTGGACTCAGATACATGGCTCTCCATGCAGGAATCGTGGGGTGCAGTGTGGAAGCTTAACTATGGCTCTGAATTGAAAGCTCCTTTCTCTCTCAGGCTGACTTCGCTTGAATCCGGCAAGACACTTGTGGTAAACAACGCCATACCGGCAGGGTGGAAGGCCGGTACTACTTATCGATCGGTCGTCAATTATGAAGTCTAGTTATGATCAGTTTTGTCTCAAGGTCTTTATTAGTCTATGTTTTCTAAGTCTATTATTGTTGATTAGAAGAAGTAAGAAGAGGAGAAGTCTTACTCTTACATAATAGATAGCACCCGTGGAAAATGGTGTCAACCACAAAGTCCCATTTCCCACGTGGTTGATTAAAGGTAGTGGTAATTAGGACTTTCCTCATTGGCTCCTTTTTTTATTGGTTAGATATTGGTTATCTTTTTGACATGGGACAACTTGATGCGGTAATTCTATATTTGGATAGGATTATGGAAAAAAATATCTTCTAGAATGCTTTAAAAGTGTACTACGGTGCAGCTTGGGGTTGGGATGTCGTCATCTAACGGGTGCGACATCCAATTGTCTGAGttcaagaaaaaagaacaaaaaaaactgattGAATTGAACTCGGCCCATTGGATGTCGCACCTGCCAGGTGACGACATCCCACCCTTGAATTGATCCATTGGAACCAATTTTACATTCAAATCCGATTACAccaatggaagaaaatactgcctataaaaaaatgttaattGGCACGTCTCAGCATTCGATCAACATAACTCTATTTGTTGATATATATCATCCGATAGATGCAGACTTGCAAGATTGAAAACAATAATTACTGTGTCGAAATTAATGTGACAAATGGGCATCAAATCACTATCAAGTCATCGAATTGGGTTTTCACTAATCGCCATTCGGCTTGCATTTTGTGGTCTGAACACAATTCTGATCTACTCGCAGGAGCACATCGGACAAGTACAACAGAAATTGGCACAAAATTATTTGATGATCAATAGAAATGTCTTAAACTCCCTCACCCCATCGATTATCTCAACCTAACAACATTGACAAGTTCTACCTTAAAGAGACCAAGATGCATTCATAGATTACATAAAGTAGGATTTCAATTGTAGAGTGTGAGGTCAGATAACCTATGTGATGGGATTGCGAAAAGGGGTCTTGCCTTCTTTAATTCCAAACCAAATTTATCTGACATATCAAGCTCCACACCATTTGGCAATTTCCACTGGAATGAATGCAAAACTGATGCCAATAGGTATGGTACCATTCTTTCTGCCATAGGGATTCCTACACAAACCCTTCTTCCTGATCCAAACGGAATATATCGAAAATCTTTGCCATTGAAATCATATTCATCACGACCCGATCTCAAGAACCTCTCCGGCTGGAACTCCAAAGGGTTGTCCCAAACCATAGGATCCCTCTGTATAGCCCACGCATTCACCATTACTTTGGAGGCCTTTGGAACCATAAAGCCGCCTACGGTGCAAGATGCACTTGGGCATCGAGGAACCAAGAAAGGAGCAGGTGGGTGAAGACGCAGGACTTCCTTCACCACTGCATGCAGGTAATGCAATTTAGGCAAATGAGACTCTTCCACCATATTGTTCAACCCCACTACCTCTTCTAGCTCTTCTTCAGCTTTCTTCATTATGCGTGGGTGTTTCAATAGCTCAGCCATTGCCCACTCCACTACGCTCGATGTTGATTCAGTTCCA from Telopea speciosissima isolate NSW1024214 ecotype Mountain lineage unplaced genomic scaffold, Tspe_v1 Tspe_v1.0536, whole genome shotgun sequence encodes:
- the LOC122648187 gene encoding putative expansin-B2 isoform X2; the protein is MASKLLQASSFCFIFALFTIFSLLDYCSCWSPAGATWYGSPTGAGSNGGACGYETSVEQSPFSSMVSAGGPSLYKSGTGCGACYQVKCTENAACSGNPVTVVITDECPGCVSESVHFDMSGTSFGAMAKSGQADQLRNAGQLQIQYQRVECNYGGEKLAFHVDSGSNSEYFATVIEFEDGDGDLSGVDLRQALDSDTWLSMQESWGAVWKLNYGSELKAPFSLRLTSLESGKTLVVNNAIPAGWKAGTTYRSVVNYEV
- the LOC122648189 gene encoding geraniol 8-hydroxylase-like, yielding MLVAGTESTSSVVEWAMAELLKHPRIMKKAEEELEEVVGLNNMVEESHLPKLHYLHAVVKEVLRLHPPAPFLVPRCPSASCTVGGFMVPKASKVMVNAWAIQRDPMVWDNPLEFQPERFLRSGRDEYDFNGKDFRYIPFGSGRRVCVGIPMAERMVPYLLASVLHSFQWKLPNGVELDMSDKFGLELKKARPLFAIPSHRLSDLTLYN
- the LOC122648187 gene encoding putative expansin-B2 isoform X1 — translated: MASKLLQASSFCFIFALFTIFSLLDYCSCFNPKLLLSYNTSKTESDWSPAGATWYGSPTGAGSNGGACGYETSVEQSPFSSMVSAGGPSLYKSGTGCGACYQVKCTENAACSGNPVTVVITDECPGCVSESVHFDMSGTSFGAMAKSGQADQLRNAGQLQIQYQRVECNYGGEKLAFHVDSGSNSEYFATVIEFEDGDGDLSGVDLRQALDSDTWLSMQESWGAVWKLNYGSELKAPFSLRLTSLESGKTLVVNNAIPAGWKAGTTYRSVVNYEV